A single Brassica rapa cultivar Chiifu-401-42 chromosome A04, CAAS_Brap_v3.01, whole genome shotgun sequence DNA region contains:
- the LOC103864153 gene encoding putative aquaporin NIP4-1, with protein MTSHGEGIEEEQISRIEKGIEKDCHGGIETIICTSPSIVCLTQKLIAELIGTYFIIFSGCGVVVVNVLYGGKVTFPGICVTWGLIVMVMIYSVGHISGAHFNPAVTICFAIFRRFPWYQVPSYIGAQLAGSLLASLTLRLMFKVTPEAFFGTTPADSAARALASEIIISFLLMFVISGVATDSRAIGELAGIAVGMTIILNVFVAGPISGASMNPARSLGPAIVMGVYKGIWVYIVGPIIGIVAGGFVYNFIRFTDKPLGELTKSSSFLRKASSNNNASSSNS; from the exons ATGACTTCTCACGGTGAAGGAATCGAAGAGGAGCAAATATCAAGAATTGAAAAAGGAATAGAAAAAGATTGCCATGGAGGAATCGAGACAATCATATGTACTTCCCCCAGCATTGTTTGCCTTACTCAAAAG TTGATAGCAGAGTTGATTGGGACgtatttcataatattttctGGATGTGGAGTGGTGGTGGTGAATGTGTTGTACGGTGGAAAAGTGACATTTCCAGGGATATGTGTGACTTGGGGTCTGATTGTTATGGTCATGATTTACTCTGTTGGTCACATTTCTGGCGCACATTTTAACCCTGCCGTCACTATCTGTTTTGCCATTTTCCGGCGGTTTCCTTGGTATCAG GTACCATCGTATATAGGTGCACAACTTGCGGGGTCCTTACTAGCTAGTTTGACATTGAGGCTAATGTTCAAAGTCACACCCGAAGCTTTCTTCGGAACAACTCCAGCTGATTCGGCGGCACGAGCGCTCGCCTCAGAGATCATTATCTCATTCCTCCTCATGTTCGTTATATCTGGTGTTGCCACAGATAGTCGTGCG ATCGGAGAATTAGCTGGAATTGCGGTAGGGATGACAATAATATTGAACGTCTTTGTAGCCGg ACCGATATCTGGAGCATCAATGAATCCAGCAAGAAGTCTAGGACCAGCAATTGTGATGGGAGTGTATAAAGGAATTTGGGTTTACATTGTTGGTCCTATCATCGGAATTGTGGCCGGAGGTTTTGTTTACAACTTCATCAGATTTACGGATAAACCACTAGGGGAACTCACTAAAAGTTCTTCTTTCCTTCGTAAAGCTTCTTCCAACAACAATGCTTCTAGTTCTAACAGCTAA
- the LOC103864154 gene encoding putative aquaporin NIP4-1 produces MTSHGEGIEEEQISRIEKGIEKDCHGGIETIICTSPSIVCLTQKLIAELIGTYFIIFSGCGVVVVNVLYGGKVTFPGICVTWGLIVMVMIYSVGHISGAHFNPAVTICFAIFRRFPWYQVPSYIGAQLAGSLLASLTLRLMFKVTPEAFFGTTPADSAARALVSEIIISFLLMFVISGVATDSRAIGELAGIAVGMTIILNVFVAGPISGASMNPARSLGPAIVMGVYKGIWVYIVGPIIGIVAGGFVYNFIRFTDKPIGELTKSSSFLRKASSNNNASSSNS; encoded by the exons ATGACTTCTCACGGTGAAGGAATCGAAGAGGAGCAAATATCAAGAATTGAAAAAGGAATAGAAAAAGATTGCCATGGCGGAATCGAGACAATCATATGTACTTCCCCCAGCATTGTTTGCCTTACTCAAAAG TTGATAGCAGAGTTGATTGGGACgtatttcataatattttctGGATGTGGAGTGGTGGTGGTGAATGTGTTGTACGGTGGAAAAGTGACATTTCCAGGGATATGTGTGACTTGGGGTCTGATTGTTATGGTCATGATTTACTCTGTTGGTCACATTTCTGGCGCACATTTTAACCCTGCCGTCACTATCTGTTTTGCCATTTTCCGGCGGTTTCCTTGGTATCAG GTACCATCGTATATAGGTGCACAACTTGCGGGGTCCTTACTAGCTAGTTTGACATTGAGGCTAATGTTCAAAGTCACACCCGAGGCTTTCTTCGGAACAACTCCAGCTGATTCTGCGGCACGAGCGCTCGTCTCAGAGATCATTATCTCATTCCTCCTCATGTTCGTTATATCTGGTGTTGCCACAGATAGTCGTGCG ATCGGAGAATTAGCTGGAATTGCGGTAGGGATGACAATAATATTGAACGTCTTTGTAGCCGg ACCGATATCTGGAGCATCAATGAATCCAGCAAGAAGTCTAGGACCAGCAATTGTGATGGGAGTGTATAAAGGAATTTGGGTTTACATTGTTGGTCCTATCATCGGAATTGTGGCCGGAGGTTTTGTTTACAACTTCATCAGATTTACGGATAAACCAATAGGGGAACTCACTAAAAGTTCTTCTTTCCTTCGTAAAGCTTCTTCCAACAACAATGCTTCTAGTTCTAACAGCTAA
- the LOC103864155 gene encoding E3 ubiquitin-protein ligase SINA-like 7, with protein MVGVAETSDEVNGSSSSIPSSQKRKRSSVSSSGDGAKKRSLMLLDSDLLDCPICYEPLTVPIFQCDNGHLACSSCCPKLSNKCHACASPIGDKRCRAMENVLESIFTPCPNAKMGCTKNVSYGKESTHLKQCSFSLCSCPVVNCRYAGSYKNLSDHYCLTHPDSECSDCFICGLSFTVQTNISDKILVLWEYKKHLLFTVECFAEPYGVNVAVSCIAPCAPEVGEFSYNLSYTVDGHTVTYESPDVKRVLQVSGQTPQENFMLIPNSLLRGDLLKMKLCIKSRS; from the exons ATGGTTGGTGTAGCAGAAACTTCAGACGAAGTCAATGGGTCGAGCAGCAGCATTCCCTCCTCACAAAAGAGAAAACGCTCCTCAGTATCTTCTTCTGGTGACGGCGCGAAGAAACGCTCGCTGATGCTCTTGGATTCCGATCTTCTCGACTGTCCCATTTGCTACGAACCTTTGACAGTTCCCATCTTCCAG TGTGATAATGGACACTTAGCTTGCTCTTCTTGCTGTCCCAAATTGAGTAATAAATGCCATGCCTGTGCTTCCCCCATTGGTGACAAAAGATGTAGAGCGATGGAGAATGTTCTTGAATCCATTTTCACCCCATGCCCAAACGCCAAGATGGGTTGTACAAAGAATGTCTCTTACGGGAAAGAATCAACGCATCTAAAACAATGCAGCTTCTCTCTTTGCTCCTGCCCTGTAGTCAACTGCCGTTACGCTGGATCATACAAGAATCTCTCCGACCACTACTGTCTTACCCACCCGGATAGTGAATGTTCAGATTGTTTCATTTGTGGACTCTCCTTCACCGTGCAGACGAACATCAGCGATAAGATATTAGTTTTGTGGGAATATAAGAAGCATCTGTTGTTTACGGTGGAGTGTTTCGCGGAGCCGTATGGTGTTAATGTTGCCGTAAGCTGCATCGCACCGTGTGCTCCGGAAGTAGGAGAATTCTCATACAATCTCTCGTACACTGTGGATGGACACACCGTGACTTACGAATCACCAGACGTGAAGAGGGTTCTTCAAGTGAGCGGTCAAACCCCTCAAGAGAATTTCATGTTGATCCCTAACAGTTTATTGCGTGGTGATTTGTTGAAGATGAAGCTTTGCATCAAATCAAGAAGCTGA
- the LOC103864157 gene encoding LEAF RUST 10 DISEASE-RESISTANCE LOCUS RECEPTOR-LIKE PROTEIN KINASE-like 1.3 has translation MINLLQSLKRSLAYAVIWMLFMILDCVLSVNERHKHCAPTFSCGHKIDLYYPFWTSDREECGHPDFKVNCSDGFAELTISAVKLRILEMNSKSRIIRLARMDYINDLCPNKPENATLNNQVLPFSEDTELRTFYYRCRLSPKVDVTNSGHIRQLDCGDDSGRPSFSVSSHLYSRKREIINELRESCGSIVNVPVSRSALRIEERNQSAEALTKALEKGFELSFNRDCSRCRRSKGACGYNNTLGGFVCYCINESHKHTCEKNGLSKPEKIGIGFVCGFLGATLLAACLLCFYIRRRKKLAAQYTNKGLSATPPTSISRSNHALMPSSISNLANRSVDYGVQVFSYEELEEATDHFSRELGDGGFSTVYYGILKDGRAVAVKRFFEKSLKRVEQFKNEIDILKSLKHPHLVILYGCTTRHSRELLLVYEYISNGTLADNLHGDQAQSRPISWPGRLNIAIQTASALSFLHASGIIHRDVKTTNILLDSNYQVKVADFGLSRLFPPDLSHISTGPQGTPGYVDPEYYQCYRLNEKSDVYSFGVVLAELISSKKAVDITRSREDINLANMAISKIGNDSVHELADLSLGFARDPSVNRMMISVAELAFGCLQQEREARPSMDEVVKVLREIPGVVEVDVRSGDEAALLKHGVPPVLSPVSEKETSGSNTTTTTTSSSSRTRKSSF, from the exons ATGATCAATCTCCTCCAGTCTCTAAAAAGATCACTGGCTTATGCAGTCATATGGATGCTCTTTATGATTCTGGATTGTGTTTTGTCAGTTAATGAGCGTCACAAACACTGCGCTCCAACGTTTAGCTGTGGACATAAGATTGATCTGTATTATCCCTTTTGGACATCTGACAGAGAAGAGTGCGGCCACCCGGATTTCAAAGTCAACTGCAGCGACGGTTTTGCAGAGCTTACCATTTCCGCAGTAAAGTTGAGAATCCTTGAGATGAATTCTAAGTCTAGAATCATCAGACTTGCCAGAATGGATTACATCAACGATCTTTGTCCCAATAAGCCTGAGAACGCAACACTCAACAATCAAGTCCTTCCATTTTCTGAAGACACGGAGCTCCGAACGTTTTACTACCGATGTCGTCTTAGCCCAAAAGTGGATGTTACTAACAGCGGCCACATCAGACAGCTTGACTGTGGGGATGATTCTGGTAGACCAAGTTTCTCTGTCTCGTCCCATTTATATTCTCGGAAAAGGGAAATCATTAATGAGTTAAGGGAATCATGTGGAAGTATCGTCAATGTTCCAGTCTCTCGATCTGCCTTGAGGATAGAAGAGAGAAATCAGAGTGCGGAGGCTCTAACGAAGGCTCTTGAAAAGGGTTTCGAGCTTAGTTTTAACAGAGATTGTTCGCGATGCAGAAGATCAAAGGGTGCTTGTGGATATAATAATACCTTGGGAGGATTCGTCTGCTATTGTATAAATGAGTCTCATAAGCATACTTGTGAAAAGAATG GTCTATCCAAACCAGAAAAAATAG GCATTGGATTCGTATGTGGTTTCTTGGGTGCCACTCTTTTAGCAGCATGTTTGCTCTGTTTCTACATCCGGAGAAGGAAGAAACTGGCAGCACAATACACAAACAAAGGCCTTTCAGCTACTCCTCCCACATCAATCTCCAGAAGCAACCATGCTCTCATGCCATCATCTATCTCTAACCTAGCAAACAGAAGTGTCGATTATGGAGTCCAAGTCTTCAGCTACGAAGAACTCGAGGAAGCCACTGATCATTTCTCTAGAGAGCTCGGAGATGGAGGATTCAGCACCGTCTACTACG GCATACTAAAGGACGGACGAGCGGTAGCTGTAAAACGCTTCTTTGAGAAGTCCCTGAAACGTGTGGAGCAGTTCAAGAACGAGATCGATATCTTGAAATCCTTAAAACACCCGCACCTAGTGATTCTATACGGATGCACAACGAGACATAGCAGAGAGCTACTCCTAGTGTATGAATACATCTCTAATGGCACACTCGCTGATAATCTCCATGGAGACCAAGCACAGTCTCGTCCTATTAGCTGGCCTGGTCGACTCAACATCGCCATTCAAACCGCGAGTGCATTGTCCTTCCTCCATGCCTCGG GAATTATACACAGAGATGTTAAGACTACGAACATTCTTCTAGATAGCAACTACCAAGTGAAAGTGGCTGACTTCGGTCTCTCGCGGTTGTTTCCGCCGGATCTATCTCATATCTCAACCGGGCCGCAAGGAACTCCGGGGTACGTTGATCCTGAGTATTATCAATGTTACCGTCTCAACGAAAAAAGCGATGTTTACAGCTTCGGAGTCGTACTCGCGGAGCTGATCTCATCCAAAAAAGCAGTTGATATCACCAGAAGTCGCGAGGATATCAACCTCGCGAATATGGCTATCTCCAAAATAGGAAATGACTCCGTTCACGAGCTGGCGGATTTGTCTCTCGGGTTCGCGAGGGATCCTTCCGTGAATAGGATGATGATTTCTGTTGCTGAGCTGGCGTTCGGTTGTTTGCAACAGGAGAGGGAGGCAAGGCCGTCCATGGATGAGGTCGTCAAGGTTCTGAGAGAGATTCCTGGGGTGGTGGAGGTAGATGTGAGGAGCGGAGATGAAGCTGCGTTGTTAAAGCACGGTGTTCCTCCGGTGTTATCGCCAGTGTCTGAGAAAGAGACGAGTG GTTCAAatacgacgacgacgacgactaGTAGTTCTAGTAGGACGAGGAAGAGTTCATTCTGA